Part of the Caldilineales bacterium genome, CGAGAATCTCAGCCGAGCGTCGGTAATTTTGGTGATAATTGAATACATTGATATACGGTGGCGATGTGATAGCGAAATCAACCGACTCGTCCTCAAGTGGAAGTGCTCGGGCATCCTGCAAATCAGCCTTGATCCTTTGAGTGGAATAGGGCAACTGCTGGACCAATCGAGTCAGGGCCGTGAATTTCCTCATCACGAAGTCGTTGGTTGGCTGGTTGCTGTGAAGATCAAGCAGCATTACAAGCGCGTTGCAGAGTATTTTCGCCCGTTCGCTACTCGCAGCGCCTATTCGGATCACCCTTTCCTCCACCGCGTTTCCTGACAGCTCCTGATCCGAGAAAAGTGCACCAGGGAATTCCTCTTCTATTCTGGCTCGCAGTTCGTTGACGATGAGTCTTCTCATCTCAGGAGGTATATTGGTGAACTCGTAGACCTTGCTGAAGCTCCATGCAGATGGGTTGATCTCGAAACCGTACGCAGGCAGAGACATAACTGCCGCTTCATAGAGAACCGTACCACTTCCCACAAAGGGATCCAGCACCACGGACCCTGGAAGACAGTAGGCGTCAAGCAGGCACTCGATCAATTGGGGGGAAAACTGTCCTCGCCAGGCGAACAGATTGGAACGCTGTTTGTTTTCTATATCCAGGATCTGTTGTGGTAGGGGTTTGTCGAACTCCTTCACGGCTAACCCTCTTGAAAATATGCCATTCACGGTGGATATTGAATCCATCAGGTCAGCCTCCGGCGGATCAGTTCAGGTGTGACGCACTTTGAGCGACTTCATGACCTGCATGGTGTTGAGACCCGAGTCATTTACGCTCGCGCAGTGCGTCGCACCTTAAAGGTGAACACTTAGCCTGCGGCCAACCTTTTTGACTTGTTTTTGATTCTAGCGCCCTATGCTTTTCGGAGCAAATATCTGGCGTCCAGCATCCGCCAAGCGAATACCCGCACCCTAACATCGGCATCCCACCCACTGCCCCCGCGCCGCCAGTGCTGTATAGTGCAAGCCACCATCGATTCCCAGTCTCGCTCCCCCGCACTCCCCCCATGCCCGATCCCCGCCCCACCATCCTCATCTATACCGCCGACCTGTTCTTCGGTCTCCGCATCCAGGATGTCGTCGAGAAGCTGGGCGGCCGGGCGCTGGCCGTTTCCTCGGCGGCGGAGCTGGCCGCCGGGCTGGCCGATGTCCCGGCCCTGACCATCATCGAGCTGGGGGCCGATCAGGGCTGGGTTGCCGCCGTGCATGAGGCGCGCAAACGGACGCGCGGCGCGCCCATCGCCGCCTTTGGTTCGCATGTCGATACGGCGGCGCTGGCGGCGGCGCGGCAGGCGGGCTGCGACTATGTGCGGACGAAGGGCCGCTTCATGGAGGAATTGCCCGCCCTGGTCGAGCGCCATCTCCGACCGGCCGCCGATCTCCCCGGCTGCGCTGAGACCCCGAACGAGTTGGTGCGGGAGGGTCTGCGGCTGTTCAACCTGGGTCAGTACTACCCCTGCCACGACGCCCTGGAAAAAGCCTGGGTCGCCGAAGATCGCCCCTGTCGCGCCCTCTACCAGGGCATCCTCCAGCTTGCCATCGCCCTGCACCACATCGAGGGCGGCAACTACGACGGCGCCGACAAGATGCTGCGCCGGGCTACGGCCAAATTCCAGCGGCTGCCGGCCACATGTCAGGGCATCGACGCCGCCGGACTGCTACAAACGTGCCGCCGGTTGCAGCAGACTCTGCTCGAACTTGGCCCCGCCGCTCTCGCTGCTTTCCCGCGCCACACCTTCCCCACCATTCCCATTCCGGGCTGAAGCCGCGAAAAAAAAGCGCCCGACCGCCTCTCCCAGTTCATCGGCCGGGGGAGGCCCGTCGTCGCCGGCCGGCGGGGGCGCGAAGCGATAGCCGACCCCGGCCTCGGTCAGCAGATAGATCGGCTCCTGCGGCGCCGGTTCGATCTTGCGGCGGACGCGATTCACCAGCCCCTTGACCAGGTGGCGGTCGCCATCGCCGCTGTAGCCCCACACCGCCTCGACCAGCGCCTCCAGGGGGAAGACGCGGCCCGGCCGGCTGAGCAGGGTGGCCAGCAGCCGGTATTCGAGCGTGGAGAGACGGAAATGGCCGGCGGGCAGGACGATGGACTGGGTTTCGGGGTCGAGCAGGGGGTGGGGCGCGGGCATGGCCGGGATGACCGAGGCTACCCGGCTCAGGGCAAGGGCCTGAGCGGCCACCAACCGCAGATCGCTCGGCTTCAGCGCCACCAGCGTCGCCCCGTTCAAGTAGAGGTCGAGCAGCGATTCTTCGTCGGCCGGCGGGCAGTGCACCAACACCGGGGCTGAGGTCAGCGTACGCAAGTCATGCAGGGCTGCCAACGCCGCCTTGACCCCGCTCACATCCACCACCAGAACCGAGACATCGCCCAACTGGTGCGAATTGGGCGGCGGCGTGCGGCGGACGATGCCGCGTAGACCCACCTGGCGCAAGGCCACGGTCAGTAGCTCGGCCAGCCGTTGTTCTTCGCAGATGATGAGTGCGTGCATCCTGATGTGCGCCCAAAGGAAGTAAAGGACTGCATTGTAGGCAAGCGCGCACCGACCAGCAAATAGACCGCGGCCCCAAACGATCGTTCCTCAACCCAGGGGAAAGGCAGGGCCGGTGAATGTGCTTCTGCTCTGCCGGCCCTGCCCCTCCCGCTCAATAGTCTTCTTCTTCGTCTTCCTGCCACTCTTCCTCATCTTCGTCCCACTCTTCCTCATCGTCATCCCAGTCGTCGAGGTCATCGTCCTCGTCGTCATCCGACCAGAAGCTAAAGGCGTCGCCGGGAGCGCCACACTCAGGGCAATGGATAGGGCGATTGCGCAGCGAGCCGCGGCGGGTATAGCCGCATTCATCGCATTCCCATTCGCCGGTGACGGCGCCAGACGGAGCGCTGCGGGTAGTGGTAGACATGTTCCTTCCTCCGACAGAAACTGATTTCACCGCTCAATTCGTGCGAAAGAGTGCAAATACTTGGTTTCGCCAGCGACCCGACCGGTGTTCGAGCAACAGGTCAATCGCTGCTATCGTAACAATCGAAGGTAAAAAACGGGTTGCAAGTTGTGTATCAACTCGGTGGCAGAGCTGCTGCTTTGGTGTCAGACGGGTATAAATGGCGTATCGGTTCAGGTGCGACGCACTGCGAGCGACGCACTACGCGCGACTTCATGACCTGCATGGCGCTGAAACCCGGGTCATCTACGCTGGCGCAGTGCGTCGCACCTCTTCACTTTTTGCTCTGGTCTTTGCCGAGATGGCAGAGCTTGTATTTCTTGCCGCTGCCGCACCAACAGGGGTCGTTGCGGCCCCAGCGGGCCAGTTGTTCGGGCGCGGGTTTCTTGGTCTGGGGAAGGAGCTTCAACATGGACAAACCTCAGTGCAAACAGAAGCCTGCCGGCTGACTGTTCACACAAGTCGGGCCGGCAGGCGAGGGGAAGTTGGACAAACCGGCGGACTGTACGTCAAAACCACCCGTGGCGCAAATCTCTGCGCCCATTCGTTTGCGCCTTCGTTTGCTCTTTGCTAAAGTTAGGCGAAATTGCCAACCTTTCCAAACGGTTGGCTACTCTGCTACCCATTTCTCTGAGGTGCGCCCATGCGTGTCGTAGCCATGATCATGGCGGGCGGCGAAGGTTCGCGGCTGACGGTGTTATCCGAGCAGCGAGCCAAACCCTCCGTCCCTTTTGCCGGCAAATACCGGATCATCGACTTTACGCTCTCCAATTGCGTCAATTCGGGCATCTATGATGTCGCCATCCTGACGCAATACCGGCCGCATTCGCTCAACGAGCATATCGGCATCGGCCGGCCGTGGGACCTGGATCGACTGACCGGCGGCGTGCGCTTGCTCCAGCCCTACCAGGCGCGCGGGTCGCAGGGCTGGTATCAGGGCACCGCCGACGCCGTCTATCAGAACATCGACTTTCTGCACAACCGCGACGCCGACCTGGCCCTGATTCTCTCTGGCGACCACATCTACAAGATGGACTATCGCCGGATGATCGACTTCCACGAGGAGAAGAACGCCGACCTGACCGTGGCGGTGATGAACGTCCCCCTGGACGAAACCGACCGCTTTGGCATCATGACCACCAACAAGGGCGGTCGCGTGACCGAGTTCCACGAGAAGCCGAAGCATCGCGACAAGGGCACCCTGGCCAGCATGGGCATCTATATCTTCAATGCCGAGAAGCTGATCGACCGCCTGGTCGAGGGCCACAAACGCGAGCCGAACCTGGACTTCGGCAAGCACGTCATCCCCGGCATGATCAGCGACGACAGGGTCTATGCCTACCAGTTCGATGATTATTGGGTGGATGTGGGCACGGTCGATGCCTATTGGCGCACCTCGCTGGAACTGTGCGACCCACACCCCCTCAACCTGTGGGACCCGGGCTGGGTGATCCGCACCCTCAGCCAGGAGCGACCGCCGGTGAAGTGCAGCGCCCAGGGCCAGGTGGTGCGCTCGTTGGTCAGCAATGGCTGCACCATCCACGGCCGGGTCGAGCATTCGGTGCTGTCGCCGGGCGTCTATGTCTCGGCGGGGGCGGTGGTGCGCGATGCGGTGGTCATGAACGATGTCTGGATCGGCCCCGGCGCCGTGGTGGACAGGGCCGTGGTCGATAAACAGGTGGTGGTGGGGGCGGGCGTGCAGCTGGGCTGGGGCGACGACGAGCGTCCCAACTTCGAGATGCCCGACCGCCTGGACACCGGCGTGACGGTGGTGGGCAAGGGCGCCCACATCGCCGCCGGCGTGCGTGTGGGCCGCAATGTCCTCATCCAGTCGGATGTCGATGAAGATGCCTTTCGCCGTGCGGCCGGCAGCCTGATCCCCAGCGGAGCCACGGTCAAGCCCGGTGAGATCGTCCTCCCACCCGCCGAACCCCTCCCCACTCCCACCCCCGAGGAGAGCGCAGCATGAATGTCCTGGCGATGATCCTGGCCGGCGGCGCCGCGCCCGGCCTGCACGTCCTCACGGCCAGCCGCGCCGAAGCGGCCGTGCCCTTTGGCGGCAAGTACCGCGTGATCGATTTTTCACTTTCCAATTGCGTCAATTCCGGCATCTTCAACGTCGCCCTGCTGACGCAGTACATGCCGCGCTCGTTGAACGAACACATACGGGCCGGGAAACCGTGGGATCTGGATCGCGGCCAGGGTGGAGTGCGCCTGCTCCAGCCCTACCAGAGCAACGCCGACGACCGGGGAACCTGGCAGGAAGGCTCGGCCGACGCCATCCGTTTCAATCTGGATGTGGTGCGTGGGACCGAGCAGGTGGTGGTGCTGGCGGGCAACCACATCTACAAGATGAACTACCAGCCGATGGTGGAGTTCCATCGCCGCCGCAAGGCCGATGTGACCGTGGCGGTGGTGGCGGTGCCCTCGCACCAGACCCATCGCTTTGGCATGGTGACGGCCGACAACGATGGCCGTATCACCCGTTTCGAGGAAAAACCCCGCCGCACGCGCTCGATCCTGGCCAGTATGGGCGTCTATGTGTGTGAACCGAATGTGCTGGCCGATGTGCTGGCCGGGCCGGGCCGGGAGCACCGCAACCTGGGCGCCGAAACCATCCCCTGGGCGGTGCGGCACAAACGCATTTTCGCTTACGAGTTCGAGGGCTACTGGACCAATGTGTCCACCATCCCCGCCTATTACGAAGCCAACATGGGTTTGTTGGCCGACATCCCCGCCCTCGACCTTTCGGACCCGCGCTGGGTGATCCACACCCAGTCTCGCCAGCTCCCACCGGCCCTGCTCGGCCCCGATGCGCGCGTGGGGGGCAACCTGCTGTGTGATGGCGCCCGCATCGAAGGCACGGTGCTGCGTTCGGTCATCGGCCCAGGCGTGCACGTGGCCGAGGGCGCAGTGGTGCAAGATAGCATCATCATGGATGACACGGTCATCGCCGCCGGTGCGAGGGTGGACCGGGCCATCGTCGACAAACAGGTGTCAGTCGGCGCCGAAGCCCGGCTGGGGTGGGGCGACGATAACACCCCCAACCATCACCCGGCCGGCGTGCTGAACACCGGCATCACCCTGGTCGGCAAGGGCGCGCAGATACCAGCCGGCGCGGTGATTGGCCGCAATGTCATCATCCGTCTCAAAGCCGCGGCAGAGGATTTCGCTGCTGAGACGCCGAGCGGGATGAGCGTGTAAGCGCCGCAGCGACCATCGCCGGTTCGAACCAAGGAGATTGCCTATGGCCCAATTTGCCTGACCGATTCTCCCTGCGCAATCAGCATCCACAACTGAATTGCGCAATATCCGCCACACACACTGAGGAGAAATCGCAATGCCTATCTTTTGCTTTCACACCCTCGCCAACGGCGAGACCTACGGACGCGGATTCTTCGAGTACCCTGACTCCCTCGGCAAGGGGCCAGGGACAGCGGTGACCAGCGTTACACGGTTTCACTATAGCGCACCGGATACGGGCGAGCTGAACGAGGTGCAGAACATTCATTTCGTGATCGGGGTGCATGAAAATGTCAGTCAGCTGAACCTGGTTGCGGCCTCGCCCGACCGCCTGCGCTCGTTGGTCGCGGGACCGGCTCAGCCCCACCGGCTCGGCCCGGTGAGCGGCGGCGCGGGGCTGCAGTTGGAATGGCCGCGCGAGGTCAGCTCGACCGACGAGTGCCTGGGCGCGCCGCAGCCTGCCGTTCAGCCGGCGGAACCGCTGCCTACCCCTCAACCCACACCTGCCCCATCGCCGCAACCTGAACCGCAGCCGGCGCCGCATCTCGAACCTCAACCGGCGCCACAACCAGAGCCGGCGCCCATGCCGATGATGGCGAGGGTGGTCATCACCACCATCTTCTACGACGGGGTGACGAAGTTCACCGAGGCCGATGAGTACATCGAGATCGGCAATCAGGGCAACGCCCCGGCTGACATCTCTGGCTGGCGGGTGTATGCTGACGATCGTAGTCAGGACTTCTCCTTCGCTGCCGGCACGGTGCTGCAACCCGGCCAGATCGTCCGCATCTACACCAACGAGATTCACCCCGAAAGCGGAGGTCTCAGCTTCGGCAGCAGACGGGCGATCTGGAACAACAAAGGCGACACCGGCTATCTCTACGATGCTTCTGGGCAGGTTGTCTCCAGCTTTCGCTACCCATGAGCCGAGACCCGCGGCAGAGCGCTTCATTGCTGAGACAAGGAATGGGGCCAGGATGTGAGGCTGTTTCATGAACGATAACGATCTCCAGCACCTGCGCGCTGCCATTGCCGTTGCCTGGCGCGCCCGCGAGCATGGCAACCATCCCTTTGGGGCCGTGCTCGTGGGCGCGGACAGCCAGATCCTGCTGGAAGCGGAGAATACGGTGACCACGGCGCGGGATGCCACAGGCCATGCCGAAACCAATCTCGTGCGGCTGGCGACGCAGCGGTTCACGCCAGAACAATTGGCGGGCTGCACCCTCTATACCAGCACCGAGCCGTGCGCGATGTGCGCCGGCGCCATCCATTGGAGCGGGATCGGCCGCGTCGTCTATGCCCTCAGCGAAGTCGATCTCTACAACATCGTTGGCCCCTCGCCCGACCACCTTTTGCTACCCTGCCGGGAGGTCTTCGCCCGCAGCCAGCGCCCTGTCGTGGTCAGCGGCCCCGCAGCGGCATTGGATAGCGAGGCCCGCGCCGTGCATGAGGGCTTCTGGATGTGACCTGTAATGAAAGCAAGTACAACGTGTCGATGTGGTCCTATCGGCTCGATGAGAATGACGGCTGGACGAACCTTGTAACTGGACAGGTCGTCGAAAGGAAACGGAACAAGGACGACCTTACCTCTCATCATTGAAGGGTTTCCCATCATCGACTGAGTAGATATCTTCCGCTGCCTCCTTCAAGTAGGCGAAGGCAGGATTGCGGGCTGCGGCGTACAACCATTCTGTTTCATCCCACGTTTCGACCTGGGGATAGAACACGATCACCCGTACTCGCTTGGGGCCAGCAATGGGCAGTAGATCATCTAGTTGCAGTTGCCGGCGCTCGTCTATGACGCCCGTCATTTCGATAGCATTCATCATAGCTTCCATCAGCACGCCTCCTCATGGCAAACAGCCTTGTGAGAGCTATTATAAGCCTCACTCTATGAGCCATCCAAGTAATGGGCGGAGCCACCATCATTCACTCTCGGCCATTGCCGGCCACGCGCTCATGAAGATACTCTTAAATCTATCGATCACGACCCGCACGCGTTGTCAGCATGCACTCCTTGTTGTATGATAGAACTTGAAGTTCAGCCGTTGAGCAGTCAGCATCATTTGACGCCATAAGCCTTCATGAACTGGATGGCTTCGCATGGACTTTGAAATCATTGGCGAAATCACGTACATAGAATCTATCGCAGTCGAACGATCCATCCGCGATTTGGCGCGCTTACGCAAGAAATACGGTCCGGGTCGTTGGCGCGTAACAGTTCACGTTCTGTCATTGCGAGGGGCGACAGCCCCGAAGCAATCCCCAAATCGCATGAGAAGGTTGGGGATTGCTTCGGCCTACGGCCTCGCAATGACAGACAAGGTGAACTCTTACACTCATGGCATCGGTAGGAAGGAATTCAAGTTGAGGCTTCCATTTCTGGACTAAGTGATAATTATGAGCAAAAGTCGCCCATCTGCACCCTACTTCGCTATCTGCCTCAATAACGATAACTACCCGGCTTCGCTCGAGGTCGGCAAACTTTATCGCGTCATCCCCGACGAAGATGCAGCAAGCCATGGCTACGTCCGTGTCATCGATGAAAGCGGTGAGGATTATGCCTATTCGACCGATCGGTTCTACCCCCTTGCCTTGCCCGCAGCCATAGAACAAACACTGGTGCTTGCCAATCTCCGATCAGGCGTCTCCCTGCGATAAGCCTGCCGGAGCGCGCCTTCCAACGGCTTGGGGCAGGCGGTTGGCCGGGCTATAATACGGGGCATGCCCGCCGAAGATTTCGTTCACCTGCACGTCCATAGCGAATTCTCGTTGCTCGATGGCCTGACCAGCGTGGAAGGGCTGGTCAAACGCGCGGTCGAGCTGGGCCAGCCGGCCATGGCCATCACCGATCACGGCGTTATGCACGGCGTCGTTCCCTTCCATCGAGCGGCCAAGAAGGCGGGGATCAGGCCGGTGATCGGGATGGAGGCCTATATCACCGTGCCGGGGCGGCCGATGAACGGGCGGGATGTGGATCTGGACAAGGACAATCACCATCTCTTGCTGCTGGCGGCCGACCAGACCGGCTACAAAAACCTGGTCAAGATCGCTTCCGCCTCGCAAACCAATGGCTATTACTACAAACCGCGCGTCGATTTCGACTATCTATCCGCCCATGCCGACGGCCTGATCACCACCACCGGCTGCATGGCCGCCACCGTCCCCAGCCTGCTGAACGCCGAGAACGGGCCGGGCGACGAAAAGAAGGCGCTGATCTGGTTCCGGCGCTTCCGCGACCTCTTTGGCCCGGAGCGTTTCTTCGTCGAACTGCAAGAACACAACATCGGCGCCCTGCGCGATATCAACCGCACCCTCCTGGCCTGGGCCGATGAGCACGATGTCCCCCTCCTCGTCACCAACGACGTCCACTACGCCCGCCAGACCGACTACGACGCCCACGACACCCTGCTCTGCGTGCAGACGGGGGCGATGAAGAGCGCCGAGAAGCGCCTGCGCTACCCCGACCCCAGCTATTTTCTCAAATCGCGCGCCGAACTGGAGGCCACTTTCCGGCCCCTGTTCGACCTCCCCGACGAAGCCTTCACCAACGCCGTGCGCATCGCCGAGATGTGCAGCGTGGATGTCGAGGACAAGAGCTTCCACCTGCCCAACCTGGAGGTCGCGGACGGGCACACTTACGAATCCTTCCTGCGGCAGCTCACCTTCGAGGGGATGAAGGAGAAATACGGGGCGCGGGCCAGCGACCCGGCCGTGGTGGAGCGGGCCGAGAAGGAGCTGCGCATCATCCACGAGATGGGCTTCGATGTCTATTTCATCATCGTCTGGGACCTGTGCCAGACGATGAAGCGGCGCAACATCTGGTGGAATGTGCGCGGGTCGGGGGCGGGGTCGATCGTGGCCTACGCCACCGGCATCACACTGATCGACCCGCTCGAGCACGACCTGATCTTCGAGCGTTTCCTCAACCCCGGCCGCATCTCCATGCCCGATTTCGACCTGGACATCCCCGACGACAGCCGGGAAGAGATGATCCAGTACACGATCGAGAAGTACGGCCCCGAACACGTGGCCCAGATCGTCGCCTTTGGCCGCATGAAGGCCCGCGCCGCCGTACACGATGTGGGCCGGGCGCTGGAACTGACCCCCACCGATGTCGCCCGCATCGCCCGCCTGGTTCCCGCCGTCCCCGGCAAGAACATCACCCTGCAGAGCTGCCTGGAAGAGGGCAACGAGTTCTACTCGGCAGAGCTCAAGCAGGCTTATGAGACGGACGCCACGGTGCAGCGGGTGATCGACGCCTCGATCCAACTCGAAGGCGTCGCCCGCCACGCCTCCACCCACGCCGCCGCCGTCATCATCGCCGACCAGCCGCTGACCGAGTACATCCCGGTCATGCGGCCGCAGAAAGCCGTCGTCACCGAGACGGTGGCACAGTTCGAGTTCCCGATCTGCGAGTCCATCGGTTTGCTGAAGGTGGATTTTCTGGGGCTGGCTACGCTCTCGATCATGCGCGAGGCGTCGCGGCTGATCAAGGAGCGGCACGGCGTCGAGTACACGCTGCAAAACATCCCCGCCCACGACCCCGAAGCCTACAAGCTGCTGTCGGGCGGTGAGGTGACCGGCATCTTCCAGGTGGAAAGCCCGGGGATGAGGCGCATCCTGACCGAGATGCGCCCCAGCCGCTTCCAGCACATCACGGCCGTGGTGTCGCTCTACCGGCCGGGACCGATGCAGTACATCCCCAACTTCATCGCCCGCATGCACGGCAAAGAGGAGGTCGTTTACCGGCATCCGGCCCTGGAGCCGATCTTGTCCGAGACCTATGCCATCTGCGTCTACCAGGAACAGATCATCGATATGGCCAAGCGGCTGGCCGGCTATTCGCTGCCCGAAGCCGACGAGATGCGCAAGGCTGTCGGCAAGAAGATCAAGGAGAAGATCGACGCCCATCGGGCCAAGTTCGTGGCCGGGGCGGTGCAGAACGGCATCCCGCAGAAGACGGCCGAGGACATCTACTCGGACATCGAATACTTCGCCCGCTACGGCTTCAACAAAGCGCACGGGGCCGACTACGCCCTCATCACCGTGCAGACGGCCTTCCTGAAGGCGCACTATCCGCTGGAATACATGGCCGCCATGCTTTTGGTGGAGCGGGACAAGACCGAGAAGGTGGTCAACACCATCACCGAATGCCGGCGGATGGGGATCGAGGTGCTGCCGCCCGACATCAACCAGAGCGGGATGGACTTCACGCTGGCGGCGCTGCCGGCGAACATGAAAGCGCCCGAACGCGACCCCCGGCTGGGCTATCCCTTCCCCGTGCCCCCGCGCTCGGCCATCCGCTACGGCCTGGGGGCGATCAAGAATGTGGGCGAGGGGCCGGTGGGCGAGATCCTGC contains:
- a CDS encoding DUF309 domain-containing protein, with the protein product MPDPRPTILIYTADLFFGLRIQDVVEKLGGRALAVSSAAELAAGLADVPALTIIELGADQGWVAAVHEARKRTRGAPIAAFGSHVDTAALAAARQAGCDYVRTKGRFMEELPALVERHLRPAADLPGCAETPNELVREGLRLFNLGQYYPCHDALEKAWVAEDRPCRALYQGILQLAIALHHIEGGNYDGADKMLRRATAKFQRLPATCQGIDAAGLLQTCRRLQQTLLELGPAALAAFPRHTFPTIPIPG
- a CDS encoding winged helix-turn-helix domain-containing protein translates to MHALIICEEQRLAELLTVALRQVGLRGIVRRTPPPNSHQLGDVSVLVVDVSGVKAALAALHDLRTLTSAPVLVHCPPADEESLLDLYLNGATLVALKPSDLRLVAAQALALSRVASVIPAMPAPHPLLDPETQSIVLPAGHFRLSTLEYRLLATLLSRPGRVFPLEALVEAVWGYSGDGDRHLVKGLVNRVRRKIEPAPQEPIYLLTEAGVGYRFAPPPAGDDGPPPADELGEAVGRFFFAASARNGNGGEGVARESSESGGAKFEQSLLQPAARL
- a CDS encoding SEC-C domain-containing protein, which gives rise to MLKLLPQTKKPAPEQLARWGRNDPCWCGSGKKYKLCHLGKDQSKK
- a CDS encoding glucose-1-phosphate adenylyltransferase; the protein is MIMAGGEGSRLTVLSEQRAKPSVPFAGKYRIIDFTLSNCVNSGIYDVAILTQYRPHSLNEHIGIGRPWDLDRLTGGVRLLQPYQARGSQGWYQGTADAVYQNIDFLHNRDADLALILSGDHIYKMDYRRMIDFHEEKNADLTVAVMNVPLDETDRFGIMTTNKGGRVTEFHEKPKHRDKGTLASMGIYIFNAEKLIDRLVEGHKREPNLDFGKHVIPGMISDDRVYAYQFDDYWVDVGTVDAYWRTSLELCDPHPLNLWDPGWVIRTLSQERPPVKCSAQGQVVRSLVSNGCTIHGRVEHSVLSPGVYVSAGAVVRDAVVMNDVWIGPGAVVDRAVVDKQVVVGAGVQLGWGDDERPNFEMPDRLDTGVTVVGKGAHIAAGVRVGRNVLIQSDVDEDAFRRAAGSLIPSGATVKPGEIVLPPAEPLPTPTPEESAA
- a CDS encoding glucose-1-phosphate adenylyltransferase, whose product is MILAGGAAPGLHVLTASRAEAAVPFGGKYRVIDFSLSNCVNSGIFNVALLTQYMPRSLNEHIRAGKPWDLDRGQGGVRLLQPYQSNADDRGTWQEGSADAIRFNLDVVRGTEQVVVLAGNHIYKMNYQPMVEFHRRRKADVTVAVVAVPSHQTHRFGMVTADNDGRITRFEEKPRRTRSILASMGVYVCEPNVLADVLAGPGREHRNLGAETIPWAVRHKRIFAYEFEGYWTNVSTIPAYYEANMGLLADIPALDLSDPRWVIHTQSRQLPPALLGPDARVGGNLLCDGARIEGTVLRSVIGPGVHVAEGAVVQDSIIMDDTVIAAGARVDRAIVDKQVSVGAEARLGWGDDNTPNHHPAGVLNTGITLVGKGAQIPAGAVIGRNVIIRLKAAAEDFAAETPSGMSV
- a CDS encoding lamin tail domain-containing protein; translation: MPIFCFHTLANGETYGRGFFEYPDSLGKGPGTAVTSVTRFHYSAPDTGELNEVQNIHFVIGVHENVSQLNLVAASPDRLRSLVAGPAQPHRLGPVSGGAGLQLEWPREVSSTDECLGAPQPAVQPAEPLPTPQPTPAPSPQPEPQPAPHLEPQPAPQPEPAPMPMMARVVITTIFYDGVTKFTEADEYIEIGNQGNAPADISGWRVYADDRSQDFSFAAGTVLQPGQIVRIYTNEIHPESGGLSFGSRRAIWNNKGDTGYLYDASGQVVSSFRYP
- a CDS encoding nucleoside deaminase yields the protein MNDNDLQHLRAAIAVAWRAREHGNHPFGAVLVGADSQILLEAENTVTTARDATGHAETNLVRLATQRFTPEQLAGCTLYTSTEPCAMCAGAIHWSGIGRVVYALSEVDLYNIVGPSPDHLLLPCREVFARSQRPVVVSGPAAALDSEARAVHEGFWM
- the dnaE gene encoding DNA polymerase III subunit alpha; the protein is MPAEDFVHLHVHSEFSLLDGLTSVEGLVKRAVELGQPAMAITDHGVMHGVVPFHRAAKKAGIRPVIGMEAYITVPGRPMNGRDVDLDKDNHHLLLLAADQTGYKNLVKIASASQTNGYYYKPRVDFDYLSAHADGLITTTGCMAATVPSLLNAENGPGDEKKALIWFRRFRDLFGPERFFVELQEHNIGALRDINRTLLAWADEHDVPLLVTNDVHYARQTDYDAHDTLLCVQTGAMKSAEKRLRYPDPSYFLKSRAELEATFRPLFDLPDEAFTNAVRIAEMCSVDVEDKSFHLPNLEVADGHTYESFLRQLTFEGMKEKYGARASDPAVVERAEKELRIIHEMGFDVYFIIVWDLCQTMKRRNIWWNVRGSGAGSIVAYATGITLIDPLEHDLIFERFLNPGRISMPDFDLDIPDDSREEMIQYTIEKYGPEHVAQIVAFGRMKARAAVHDVGRALELTPTDVARIARLVPAVPGKNITLQSCLEEGNEFYSAELKQAYETDATVQRVIDASIQLEGVARHASTHAAAVIIADQPLTEYIPVMRPQKAVVTETVAQFEFPICESIGLLKVDFLGLATLSIMREASRLIKERHGVEYTLQNIPAHDPEAYKLLSGGEVTGIFQVESPGMRRILTEMRPSRFQHITAVVSLYRPGPMQYIPNFIARMHGKEEVVYRHPALEPILSETYAICVYQEQIIDMAKRLAGYSLPEADEMRKAVGKKIKEKIDAHRAKFVAGAVQNGIPQKTAEDIYSDIEYFARYGFNKAHGADYALITVQTAFLKAHYPLEYMAAMLLVERDKTEKVVNTITECRRMGIEVLPPDINQSGMDFTLAALPANMKAPERDPRLGYPFPVPPRSAIRYGLGAIKNVGEGPVGEILRARGEGPFTTLEDFCRRVDLRQINKRVLECLIKVGAFDALVERAKALAVLDRMMTFSARTWEARDVGQGSLFDLFEFVEEPAAADSLFDPPPTIEPVPAKQALDWEKELLGVYVSEHPLRRVTANYQRAITCLCNEVTPLMKGRGVTLAGMVAGVRKLLTKNGDYMAFVTLEDLQGKCDLTVFPRTLEATPPQLLEEGSIVLVRGKVDVRNDRVSVIADGISDSFAYALPASEQEALPAFAAPPPADVWEDDGLPPAAMLAPADEEDDEFMAGFMGGPLPSLAEPPPVFLATTPAPAGNGSAAPPARGNGHAQPHAHPPAPPVLAPPPPPVAPPPAPLPPRLVRVNFRRSGDGPDDSRRLHQAIAAIRRYPGQDRFVIRVSNEMEFGFPNETTGYCEALARDLQGVLGEGCLEVG